From a single Sander vitreus isolate 19-12246 chromosome 4, sanVit1, whole genome shotgun sequence genomic region:
- the ilrun gene encoding protein ILRUN, whose product MEGTDMDVDAELMQKFSCMGTTDKDVLISEFQRLLGFQLNPAGCAFFLDMTNWNLQAAIGAYYDFESPNINTPSMSFVEDVTIGEGESVPPDTPFTKTWRIQNTGAESWPPGVCLKYIGGDQFGHVNTVMVKSLDPQEISDVSVQMRSPTAPGMYQGQWRMCTATGLFYGDVIWVILSVEVGGLLGVTQQLSSFETEFNTQPQRNVQGDFNPFASPQKNKHDATDSSFTDPGGAWERTQEPIQQDQNGQSHNAVNRASNGLQTNLSVVTYGQGIHGPYPFGQS is encoded by the exons ATGGAGGGCACGGACATGGACGTGGACGCGGAGCTCATGCAGAAGTTCAGCTGCATGGGCACCACGGACAAGGACGTCCTCATTTCGGAGTTTCAGAGGCTGCTAGGCTTTCAGCTCAACCCAGCCGGCTGCGCCTTCTTCCTGGACATGACCAACTG GAACCTGCAGGCTGCTATTGGTGCATATTATGACTTTGAAAGTCCCAACATCAACACGCCATCCATGTCCTTTGTTGAAGATGTGACAATTGGGGAAGGAGAGTCTGTTCCTCCAGATACACCGTTCACAAAGACCTGGAGAATACAAAACACAG GTGCAGAGTCGTGGCCACCTGGGGTTTGTCTCAAATACATTGGTGGGGATCAGTTTGGACATGTAAACACAGTTATGGTAAAGTCACTAGACCCCCAGGAAATATCAGATGTGAGTGTGCAGATGCGAAGTCCCACAGCGCCAGGCATGTACCAGGGCCAGTGGAGGATGTGTACAGCCACCGGATTATTCTATGGCG ATGTAATCTGGGTAATTCTTAGTGTAGAAGTTGGAGGTCTCCTCGGCGTGACCCAGCAGCTGTCCTCCTTTGAGACAGAATTCAATACCCAACCCCAGCGCAATGTGCAGGGAGACTTCAACCCCTTTGCCTCGCCACAGAAGAACAAGCACGACGCCACTGACAGCAGCTTCACAGATCCTGGCGGGGCGTGGGAACGCACGCAAGAGCCAATCCAGCAAGATCAAAATGGACAGTCTCATAATGCTGTAAATAGGGCGTCAAATGGTCTCCAAACCAATCTTTCTGTGGTGACTTATGGTCAG
- the snrpc gene encoding U1 small nuclear ribonucleoprotein C, with protein sequence MPKFYCDYCDTYLTHDSPSVRKTHCSGRKHKENVKDYYQKWMEEQAQSLIDKTTAAFQQGKIPPTPFPGGPPPGGPPRPGMLPTPPMGGPPMMPMMGPPPHGMMPGGPGGMRPPMGGPMQMMPGPPHMMRHPRPMMMPVRPGMMRPDR encoded by the exons ATGCCTAA GTTttactgtgattactgtgatacCTACCTTACACATGATTCG CCATCAGTAAGGAAGACCCACTGCAGTGGccgaaaacacaaagaaaatgtgaagGACTACTACCAGAAATGGATGGAGGAGCAGGCTCAGAGCCTGATCGATAAAACAA CGGCTGCCTTTCAACAAGGAAAGATTCCTCCCACACCGTTCCCTGGTGGCCCTCCCCCAG GCGGTCCTCCTCGCCCAGGCATGCTACCAACCCCCCCTATGGGCGGTCCACCTATGATGCCCATGATGGGGCCTCCACCACATGGAATGATGCCCGGTGGACCCG GAGGCATGAGGCCGCCGATGGGAGGACCCATGCAGATGATGCCAGGACCACCACACATGATGCGTCATCCTCGGCCCATGATGATGCCGGTCAGGCCGGGCATGATGCGACCAGACAGATAA